CATTATCTATTTTCTTTTCTCTCCAAATTACAGGCTCGGAAAATGGAGAATTGAAAATAGAAAATGGAGGAAAAATTTCCTATCGGAAATTTTTGTGGGCCTGGGTAGACTCGAACTACCGACCTCACCCTTATCAGGGGTGCGCTCTAACCACCTGAGCTACAAGCCCGAAAATTTTCACCAGAAAATTTTTCCGATGAAGGAAGAACGTGAACGAATGGCGAAAATTTCGATAATCGTTCTTCGTAATTCGTTCTTCGGACCTGAAAAACCCGATGGCCCGAGTAACACCAACAAACTTTAAAAGAGCAGAAAAATTAACCCCGCGAGATGGAAAGCCACTTCGCGGGGCAAACTAAATAGCAGGATGATCTCCATCCTAAAACAGATTCAAGAAACCCTATCGATTGATCTTTATAAGACTTGTTCAAAGTTTCTTTGTTTCCTGTAAGCTATATGCCTACATTTCACATTCCACTTGAACTCATCTTTTCCTTAGAAAGGAGGTGATCCATCCGCACCTTCCGGTACGGATACCTTGTTACGACTTCACCCCAATCACCGATTATACCTTGGGCCCCGTGAGGGGACTTCTGGTACACTCAGCTTTCGTGGTGTGACGGGCGGTGAGTACAAGGCCCGGGAACGTATTCACCGCGGCATTGCTGATCCGCGATTACTAGCGATTCCAGCTTCATGAAGTCGAGTTGCAGACTTCAATCCGAACTGAGGAAGCTTTTCTGGGATTAGCTGCCCCTCGCGGGTTGGCAACCCTTTGTAACTTCCATTGTAGCACGTGTGTAGCCCTGGACATAAAGGCCATGAGGACTTGACGTCATCCCCACCTTCCTCCGGCTTGACGCCGGCAGTCACTTTAGAGTGCTCAACCAAATGGTAGCAACTAAAGCTAGGGGTTGCGCTCGTTGCGGGACTTAACCCAACATCTCACGACACGAGCTGACGACAGCCATGCAGCACCTGTCTTGGAGCTCCCGAAGGCACTTTCCTATCTCTAGGAAATTCTCCAGATGTCAAGTCCAGGTAAGGTTCTTCGCGTTGCGTCGAATTGAACCACATGCTCCACCGCTTGTGCGGGCCCCCGTCTATTCCTTTGAGTTTTAACCTTGCGGCCGTACTCCCCAGGCGGGATACTTAATGCGTGAGCTACGGCACTGAAGGGATCAATTCCTCCAACGCCTAGTATCCATCGTTTACAGCGTGGACTACCAGGGTATCTAATCCTGTTTGCTACCCACGCTTTCGTGTATCAGCGTCAGTATTCGGTTAGTGAGTCGCTTTCGCCTCCGGTGTTCCTCCCAATCTCTACGAATTTCACCTCTACACTGGGAATTCCACCCACCTCCCCGAAACTCAAGACTTGCAGTATCAAGCGACAGTCCCCGGTTAAGCCGGGGGATTTAACACCTGACTTACAAGCCCGCCTGAACACTCTTTACGCCCAGTAATTCCGAACAACGCTTGCACCCTCTGTATTACCGCGGCTGCTGGCACAGAGTTAGCCGGTGCTTCCTCTAAAGGTACCGTCAATAGCCATGGATATTAGCCATGGCTGGTTTCGTCCCTCTCGACAGAGGTTTACGACCCGAAGGCCTTCTTCCCTCACGCGGCGTTGCTGGATCAGGGTTTCCCCCATTGTCCAATATTCCCCACTGCTGCCTCCCGTAGGAGTCTGGACCGTGTTTCAGTTCCAGTGTGGCTGATCGTCCTCTCAGACCAGCTACCCGTCATAGCCTTGGTAAGCCATTACCTTACCAACTAGCTGATGGGACACAGGCTCCGCCTTCAGTGATAGCTTCCATGGAGAGGCCATCTTTCCCCGGCATCTTGCGATGCAGGGCTTATCCGGAATTAGCCCACCTTTCGGTAGGTTGTTCCAATCTAAAGGGTAGATTACCTATGTATTACTCACCCGTGCGCCACTTTACTACCCCGCTTGCGCGGGGATTCTCGTACGACTTGCATGTGTTAGGCACGCCGCCAGCGTTCGTTCTGAGCCAGAATCAAACTCTCAAGAGATTTGGCTCAAACCAAAACAATAAACCCTTCGACTTATCCCGCATTGCGGGATTCGCTCAGGACTCATAAGGTTTTGGTTGGATAAAATTATTCAAACCGCACTTCCTTAAAGAAGTGACAGGTTCTTGGCCTGAACATCAAATGTTCAAGCCAATTGGTTTTTGACTTAAAAGCCAAAAACCCGCTTAGCGATTTCTTTAATCATTCCTGCTATTTAGTTTTCAAAGAACACCTTCTTCCCCTTTGAAAGTTTCATTTCAAAGGCTGACGGATATTAGTTAAATCCGAATCAAAGTCAAGATTTATCTAAGAAGTTTTAAATATTTTTGTATTATTCTTTTTCGGTGATTCTCATGCCATAAAAAGAACGGGCAACAAAGATACAACCAACAACAAAAAAAGCAATTCCGATACCCATTTTCAATGGAGCCGATTGCATTGTGACAGCAATTTCAACAGCCAACAAACCAAAAAGCGTTGTGAATTTAATCACAGGGTTTAGGGCCACTGATGAAGTGTCTTTGAAAGGATCTCCCACAGTATCACCCACCACACTGGCAGCATGAAGCTCTGTGCCTTTTTGTTTTAAATCAACTTCAACCACTTTTTTGGCATTATCCCAAGCACCCCCTGCATTGGCCATGAAAATAGCCTGATACAAGCCAAAGAACGCCATTGCAATAAGATAACCAATAAAAAAGTAGGGATTAAAAAAAGCAAACGCCAAAGCCATAGAAAAGATAACAATGAAAATATTCACCATTCCCTTTTGGGCATACTTGGTACAAATTTCGACCACTTTTTTACTATCATCAATAGAAGCTGAGCTTCCTTCGAGCTTGATATTCTCTTTAATAAATACCACAGCACGATAAGCTCCTGTCACCACAGCTTGAGTAGCAGCCCCTGTAAACCAGTAAATAACAGCCCCTCCCATAAGTAACCCTAAGATAACCGGCGCTTGAACCAAGCTTAAAGACGCCACCACATTACCATAAAGTTTTTCCAACAATAAAATGATTCCAAACACCATGGTGGTTGCGCCAACAACGGCTGTTCCAATCAGCATGGGCTTGGCCGTGGCCTTAAAGGTATTGCCTGCACCATCGCCTTTTTCCAAGGCATGCTTGGCATCTTCGAAATTAGGTACAAAACCAAACTCTTTCTTGATTTCTTCCTTAATCCCTTTACGGCTTTCAATAAGGGAGAGTTCATAAACCGATTGAGCATTATCAGTAACAGGACCAAAACTATCTACAGCAATGGTGACAGGCCCCATTCCCAAAAATCCAAAAGCAACCAAGCCAAAGGCAAAAATGGGAGCTGCAAAAGCATAAGCTTGCGGCATAATGCTTAACAAAGATTCATACTGGGAAAACCAGTAGGCAACAAACATAAGACCCGTAATCAAAGTACCTTCCCAAAAAGCTGAAAAATTTCCTGCGACAAATCCGGAAAGAATATTTAATGAAGCCCCGCCCTGCCTGGAAGAGTTGACCACTTCCTGCACATGGCGTGAGTTTGTACTTGTAAAAACTTTGGTGAATTCAGGAATGAGTGCCCCTGCTATAGTGCCACAACTAATAATGACGGCCAAAATCCACCACAAGGAACCAAAATCTTTCAAAAGAACATGACTGGCCAAGAAAGTAACACCGAC
The sequence above is a segment of the Deltaproteobacteria bacterium GWA2_45_12 genome. Coding sequences within it:
- a CDS encoding sodium-translocating pyrophosphatase — translated: MTKRSFHLISWLTFIISFLFIRTGVASEADIHLPDLAQVQFTIGSSTVAGLSLMYWGLAVCGLGLIFSLVQYAQTKKLPVHSSMRDVSQIIWETCKTYLFQQGKFLAALWVLIGVCMVYYFGILQHASIFNLVLILLSSILGMLGSYGVAWFGIRINTQANSRTAFASLYKTPMHVFNIPLRSGMSVGLLLVSVELFFMICILVFLPRDLIGPCFIGFAIGESLGASVLRICGGIFTKIADIGSDLMKIVFKLPEDDPKNPGVIADCTGDNAGDSVGPTADGFETYGVTGVALISFLAIALVDNPSMCATLIIWLFVMRILMILTSLGAYFLNNSISNVLYGSKKDFNLEHPLTNLVWITSLVSVGVTFLASHVLLKDFGSLWWILAVIISCGTIAGALIPEFTKVFTSTNSRHVQEVVNSSRQGGASLNILSGFVAGNFSAFWEGTLITGLMFVAYWFSQYESLLSIMPQAYAFAAPIFAFGLVAFGFLGMGPVTIAVDSFGPVTDNAQSVYELSLIESRKGIKEEIKKEFGFVPNFEDAKHALEKGDGAGNTFKATAKPMLIGTAVVGATTMVFGIILLLEKLYGNVVASLSLVQAPVILGLLMGGAVIYWFTGAATQAVVTGAYRAVVFIKENIKLEGSSASIDDSKKVVEICTKYAQKGMVNIFIVIFSMALAFAFFNPYFFIGYLIAMAFFGLYQAIFMANAGGAWDNAKKVVEVDLKQKGTELHAASVVGDTVGDPFKDTSSVALNPVIKFTTLFGLLAVEIAVTMQSAPLKMGIGIAFFVVGCIFVARSFYGMRITEKE